AAAGGAGTGATGTCAAAGATAATGGTGATGTCACAATTGTATGGTCTTGTGATTGGATGATGTGCTTCACAGATGGATAAACATGTGGTGTGTTCTCAGaaagggaatgtgtgtgtaatgtgtgtgagggtgagtgagtaACTTGTGCGTAAGGAGCACTGATCTAGACTCGGTTGAATTTAGGATCCTCAGCCGTGCTTACGAACGAACGCCAGCTCTTCAGATGCTTTATTGCGTCGTATTtaatttgttattgtttttttcccccccctgAATGTTAATGAAGCACTTTTTCGCTTCTCTGCCAGCATTTAGGAGTTTGTACACATTTTCTAAAAATTGttggttgtttattttccaGATGTGAAAGGTTTACGATGAAAACTCATTCGCGCTTTGTTCTTTCGTCTCGTATCGATAAGACGCTGTAAGGTCCGTGTTCCTGTTGTGGCTTGAGGTTACCTTTGTGGCTGTTGTGTACTTCCTGTAGGCGTCATGCGATGAATCTTACCTACATGTGGTATATTATATTGGTCTATTGGTAGGCAGCTAGTTATAAAAAGCCCTGCAGTTTCCGAATGAGCCGTCTGATTGGATTATTTGTTCATGACTTGCAGCAGAGCATGATGGGAAATGCCTTAATGAGCCAGCAAAGTTGTCATTAGTATTTTGGGTTGTATTGAGTGCTCTCTTGCCCGTGTAGTGCACTACACAGGCTGTGATCTGAGGACTCAGAAATCCTCTGAGTGTCAaatctgagtgagtgtgagcgagagagagagacctggaCTGATGCAATAATCACATTAATGCCCCTGCTGCCCCtcatctcctcctcctgctcatATGAGAGATCGAGTGTACAGACAGTTTCATTTTGTAAAGGTGAATCAATTGTTTTCTCttctaaaaaataatttgattggctaatgtgttttttcctgttttgtttgtacTTCCTGAATAAAGCAATTGTACAGCATGGTGTACTTTTAGTGACCAGGTTGaatttttattcagaaaagagaaataaatagttGTTCAAACTCTTTGtccttgattattttttttctttagacttCATTTCTAGACtcgttaataataataataataaaaacaaaaagatactCAAAATAAACGGGAAACTAAATAACTAATACTTATTGAATTATGATGTGCTTTCTCTTGTAGGGATAATTTTACAACGTGGCTTTTTCCAGCTGTGAATGTTGtagtgatttatttactttcacctCAGGAGGAGAAACTGTCATTCATTGGTTCTGCCAGCAGGAGGCAGAAGTTTGATGTTTACAATTCTGTTACAAATTTATTACTATTTCACCAATAAGAACCGTCTCTTTCGGCTCTCAAAggtctcatttttatttttcttactaAACCGTTTGCAACCTTTTGACCAGTGATTATTCCTCTTTGCCTGAATGTCCTTCAACTCGTCCGCCATATTGGAAaggcatccagttcaataatctGATATAGTTTACGTGTTTTAGTGACGTTAATTATATCCACATGTAATATGTAATGTCGACTGTTGACTATAAAGagaacatgaataaaaatgctTATCGTATGGTAATCGCTCTTAACTTTGACTCGAACGAGAGACATTACAGCGCATGCGCAAAGTAAACCAAGACCACGGATATAAAgtactgcgcatgcgcagatACAGATACAGCGCTGGGTAGTGTGCgattttaaacatgtctgttgtttttgtgcCAAAGAAACAACGCGGAAAAGCGCAGATCAACCAAGAAACCATCCAAAGAGTAAGTAGTCGTAACTGTGAAAGTTTGATTGACTAGTTaactaattaacattaacaccgAGTTTACACATTAAGTTAactagctagcattagcataaGCAGCTAAGCTAGTTTCGTGTCAGGTAGCAATATTCTGTTTTTCCTTTACAGCGTTTGGGGTTAAatataaagtcttttttttaattcatcacGCTGGAAATGTATACGAAcgtaaaaatgacgttaaaattaGGTTACACGCCTGGACGCGCCCTCGCTACGTTAACTCGGGCGCCATATTGGAAGGGTCAGGACTCGGTTCTAATGTGTCGTCACCTGTTTTTTGTTACAGCTGCTGAATGAAAATGATCAGCTTGTGAGGTGCATAGCGGAGTACATGCAGAAGGGCAGAGCCactgagtgtgtacagtaagtacagAGCTCATACACACTTAAACCTATTGAATTACATCTATTAAATAAGTGCAGCTCTTATGTAAAGCTCATATGAGCGTCTTGTAGCTGAgctattgttgtttattgtgtaaagTGTCACCACTCTCACTTTGGGAAAGTTATACACGAGAATCTGTAATACTCACATTACCCACATGACAACACCCACGTCATTGCTGATGACCTTTGATTAAGGGAATCATTTAAAAGCCAATGTTTAGACTGTGCTGGTTTAATATGCagaaattaacatttatttatttgcagatACCAACAGATCCTCCATAGAAACATAGTTTATCTAGGAACCATAGCTGATGCCAGTCCTGATGTGCCTgtaagtccacacacacacaccacacatactcactctctctcacacacaacttgtgttgatctttatttttatgatgtgTTTCAGGCTCCTCGTGAAGACGCATCAGCCCTGACTGGAACGAAGGACATTTCTAAAACCTGATCTCAGACGGGTTCTTATGATGCGTTCATTAACATTTAACGTTCCGTAACAGCAGGTTTACATCAAGCTGTATGGTCTGgaatacgttatcgtttctactGGAAGGTGAATGAGCCTGGTAATGAAGTGAATAAAAACATGCTGCTATTTAACAATGTTAGGACTGTTTAAACTTTATGGAAGAAGGAGCGTCCAGTGCTGATGCTTCGTAACAGGCTGTTTATCGCCAGGGGAAAGTCTTCAGAAGGCAGGACAAACTTAGCTGGTAGGGGAAAGACTGAGTGAGAACTTGTTTTGTGAATGTTCCAGAAATGGGTAAAATTTTTGCTTCCTTggttcttaaataaataacgaTTGTTGACAGATTGCTGTGATGTGTGTAAAAGGAATAAACCATGTCCAGTCATGGATCTTTTCTTACTCTGCCTCACTTCAAAGTcactttaacaaaaaaagaaacaactaaTTAAACTGCAGAGCTGCAGGTGTGTGCGCTAGGCTTTAAATGACAGCGTTTGACTCGTtctgtattatgtttatttattttttttttgcattgctggtACACTTGGAAAGATTCAGATGCCAGCTCTAGTGAATAAGCAACGTAAGCCAAGCGATCCCTCTTCACGTCTCTCGCATCGTATCGTcttgaaatttttttaattatttgtgaaGCCACTAGTAAACCATTTTTGACAGCTGAGCAATGGTAATGTTTACAGTCCAAGGTCTTTAAAgatgtctttaaaaaaagaaagaaagaaaaaaaaacaaaaaca
The DNA window shown above is from Tachysurus fulvidraco isolate hzauxx_2018 chromosome 13, HZAU_PFXX_2.0, whole genome shotgun sequence and carries:
- the ss18l2 gene encoding SS18-like protein 2 yields the protein MSVVFVPKKQRGKAQINQETIQRLLNENDQLVRCIAEYMQKGRATECVQYQQILHRNIVYLGTIADASPDVPAPREDASALTGTKDISKT